The Tistrella mobilis genome window below encodes:
- a CDS encoding sulfate ABC transporter substrate-binding protein has protein sequence MKRLAFAAALALGLAAGAPARAADDTLLNASYDIARELFAEINESFVPAWKAETGRSIEVNQSHAGTSRQARAILEGLKADVVTFNQVTDIDFLVKNGGLIQPGWQSELPNNASPWYSMPSFLVRKGNPKNIKDWSDLVRDGVEVVFPNPKTSGNARYTYLAAYAYGLDTFKGDVAKTDEFVSQVFGHVAVFDTGGRGATTTFVERGIGDVLITFEAETNLIRKEYGEDDYEVVTPSQSLMAEFPVAVVDKVVDERGSRKAAEGYLDFLYGKQVQEIAAKRYNRVVDPEIAAKYAGQFPELKLVRVEDVFGGWDKIQAEHFAEGGKLDQLFAAQSR, from the coding sequence ATGAAGCGCCTCGCTTTTGCCGCCGCCCTCGCGCTCGGCCTCGCCGCCGGCGCGCCGGCGCGGGCCGCCGACGACACCCTGCTCAACGCCTCCTATGACATCGCGCGCGAGCTGTTCGCCGAGATCAACGAGAGCTTCGTGCCGGCCTGGAAGGCCGAAACCGGCCGCTCGATCGAGGTGAACCAGTCCCATGCCGGCACCTCGCGCCAGGCCCGGGCGATCCTGGAAGGGCTGAAGGCCGATGTCGTGACCTTCAATCAGGTTACCGATATCGACTTCCTGGTGAAGAATGGCGGCCTGATCCAGCCGGGCTGGCAGTCGGAACTGCCCAACAATGCCTCGCCCTGGTATTCGATGCCGTCCTTCCTGGTGCGCAAGGGCAACCCCAAGAACATCAAGGACTGGTCGGATCTGGTCCGCGACGGAGTAGAAGTCGTCTTCCCGAATCCCAAGACCTCGGGCAATGCGCGCTATACCTATCTCGCGGCCTATGCCTATGGCCTCGATACCTTCAAGGGTGATGTCGCGAAGACCGACGAATTCGTTTCTCAGGTCTTCGGCCATGTCGCGGTGTTCGACACCGGCGGACGCGGCGCCACCACCACCTTCGTCGAGCGCGGCATCGGCGACGTGCTGATCACTTTCGAGGCCGAGACCAACCTGATCCGCAAGGAATACGGCGAGGACGATTACGAAGTCGTGACCCCGTCGCAGAGCCTGATGGCCGAGTTCCCGGTCGCCGTGGTCGACAAGGTCGTCGACGAGCGCGGCAGCCGCAAGGCGGCCGAAGGCTATCTGGATTTCCTCTACGGCAAGCAGGTTCAGGAGATCGCGGCAAAGCGCTATAACCGCGTGGTCGATCCCGAGATCGCTGCGAAATATGCCGGTCAGTTCCCCGAGCTGAAGCTGGTCCGCGTCGAAGACGTCTTCGGCGGCTGGGACAAGATCCAGGCCGAGCATTTCGCCGAGGGCGGCAAGCTCGACCAGCTCTTCGCGGCGCAGAGCCGCTGA
- a CDS encoding FAD/NAD(P)-binding protein translates to MSERGTTIAIIGAGFSGALLAVHLLDRCRRQDRILLVERNSQFGRGVAYATGNPHHLLNVRAGNMSAFPDQPGHFVQWLEATRSTLTAFLPDGPAGRDSFVPRRIYGSYIQDLIGDRIWRQGKAMNLQLIHDAAVRLEAMEGGGFVMQVDGGRSYRVDAAVLALGNFPPGCDVPAGPAYAPDPWAPGALDGLDREADVILVGTGLTAVDVVISLLDRGHRGTIHAISRRGLLPRAHAPVPAPIPSITPETAPERLSALVKMVRQHVRAAEADLATRGHGGGWRAVIDGLRPVTQPLWQGLSPAEKRRFLRHLRPWWDIHRHRMAPDVAARIADARARGRLLVRAMRIRARHVTPDRVAFDLVPRGGGAVERIVAARAIDCTGPGSDLACTPEPLLAGLFARGAIRADMLALGLDVDADLRVIGADGTADRRLAAIGPLTRGVFWESTAVPDIRNQVAALASSLAGELMA, encoded by the coding sequence ATGAGCGAACGCGGCACCACCATTGCGATCATCGGGGCCGGTTTCAGCGGCGCCCTGCTTGCCGTGCACCTGCTGGACCGCTGCCGGCGGCAGGACAGGATCCTGCTGGTCGAACGGAACAGCCAGTTCGGCCGCGGTGTCGCCTATGCCACCGGCAATCCCCATCACCTGCTCAATGTCCGGGCCGGCAATATGAGCGCCTTCCCCGACCAGCCGGGCCATTTCGTCCAGTGGCTGGAGGCCACCCGGAGTACCCTGACCGCCTTTCTGCCCGACGGTCCGGCCGGGCGCGACAGCTTCGTGCCGCGCCGGATCTATGGCTCCTATATCCAGGATCTGATCGGCGACCGGATCTGGCGCCAGGGCAAGGCCATGAACCTGCAGCTGATCCATGATGCGGCGGTACGTCTGGAGGCGATGGAGGGCGGCGGCTTCGTGATGCAGGTCGATGGCGGCCGCAGCTACCGCGTCGATGCCGCCGTTCTGGCTCTCGGCAACTTTCCGCCCGGGTGCGACGTGCCGGCGGGGCCCGCCTATGCCCCGGACCCGTGGGCGCCGGGCGCACTCGATGGTCTGGATCGCGAGGCGGATGTCATCCTTGTGGGTACGGGCCTCACCGCGGTCGACGTCGTGATCAGCCTGCTGGATCGCGGCCATCGCGGCACCATCCATGCCATCTCTCGCCGCGGGCTGCTGCCCCGCGCCCATGCGCCGGTTCCGGCCCCGATCCCCTCGATCACCCCGGAAACGGCCCCCGAGAGGCTGAGCGCGCTGGTGAAGATGGTGCGTCAGCACGTGCGGGCGGCAGAGGCCGATCTGGCCACCCGCGGACATGGCGGCGGCTGGCGGGCGGTGATCGACGGGCTGCGGCCGGTCACCCAGCCGCTCTGGCAGGGGCTCTCCCCCGCGGAGAAACGTCGGTTTCTGCGCCATCTCCGCCCGTGGTGGGACATTCATCGCCATCGCATGGCCCCGGATGTCGCGGCACGCATCGCCGATGCCCGGGCCCGCGGCCGGTTGCTGGTCCGGGCCATGCGCATCCGCGCCCGCCACGTCACGCCCGACCGGGTCGCCTTCGATCTGGTACCGCGGGGCGGCGGCGCGGTGGAACGTATCGTGGCGGCACGGGCGATCGACTGCACGGGTCCCGGCTCCGACCTTGCCTGCACGCCCGAACCTCTGCTGGCCGGCCTGTTCGCCCGCGGCGCCATCCGGGCCGATATGCTGGCGCTGGGCCTTGACGTCGATGCGGATCTGCGGGTCATCGGCGCCGACGGCACAGCCGATCGCCGCCTTGCCGCCATAGGCCCGCTGACCCGGGGCGTGTTCTGGGAAAGCACGGCGGTGCCCGACATCCGCAACCAGGTCGCCGCCCTCGCCAGCAGCCTCGCCGGGGAGCTGATGGCGTAA
- the ssb gene encoding single-stranded DNA-binding protein has product MAGSVNKVILIGNLGRDPEVRSTQDGMKIVNLAVATSENWRDRQSGERRERTEWHRVVIFNERLAEVAEKFLRKGSKVYVEGALQTRKWTDQQGQEKYTTEVVLQRFRGELTMLDGRGEGGSGADFGGGDDFGGGATGGGMGGGGGRRGGGYGGGRGGQGGAGGGFGGGYDDYGSDYGGGSGGGRGGAGGGSNDLDDEIPF; this is encoded by the coding sequence ATGGCTGGCAGCGTCAACAAGGTGATCCTGATCGGCAATCTGGGCCGGGACCCGGAGGTGCGCAGCACCCAGGACGGCATGAAGATCGTGAACCTTGCGGTCGCGACCAGCGAGAACTGGCGCGACCGCCAGAGCGGCGAGCGCCGCGAGCGGACCGAATGGCACCGCGTGGTGATCTTCAACGAGCGCCTGGCCGAGGTGGCCGAAAAGTTCCTGCGCAAGGGCTCCAAGGTCTATGTCGAGGGCGCGCTTCAGACCCGCAAATGGACCGATCAACAGGGCCAGGAGAAGTACACCACCGAGGTGGTGCTGCAGCGCTTCCGCGGTGAGCTGACCATGCTCGACGGCCGCGGCGAAGGGGGCAGTGGCGCTGATTTCGGCGGCGGTGACGATTTCGGCGGTGGCGCCACCGGCGGTGGCATGGGCGGTGGCGGCGGCCGTCGCGGCGGTGGTTACGGCGGTGGCCGCGGCGGCCAGGGCGGTGCCGGCGGCGGCTTTGGCGGCGGCTATGACGACTACGGCTCAGATTATGGCGGTGGCTCCGGCGGCGGCCGCGGTGGCGCCGGCGGCGGTTCGAACGATCTGGATGACGAGATCCCGTTCTGA
- a CDS encoding aldo/keto reductase: MTQTRRLGSNGPAVSALGLGCMGMSQSYGATDDAESIATIHRAIDLGCSFLDTAEVYGPFLNESLIGRALAGTTSTGPLRDRVVIATKFGWKIEGGRSIGVDSRPERIVQAVEGSLSRLGTDRIDLLYQHRVDPAVPIEDVAGTVADLVKAGKVLHFGLSEASAATIARAHTVLPVAALQSEYSLWERDLEADIIPTLRRLGIALVPFAPLGRGFLTGTVTRAEDYPEGDRRRTDPRLIGANYDANMAAAATVREIAAERGVTAGRVALAWLLGRGEDVIPIPGTRRRSHLEDNWAALDLTLTADETARLDAALPPGVTAGPRYGEREMGYVDR, encoded by the coding sequence ATGACCCAGACCAGACGCCTTGGCAGCAACGGCCCGGCGGTTTCCGCCCTCGGCCTCGGCTGCATGGGCATGAGCCAGTCCTATGGCGCCACCGACGATGCCGAATCGATCGCGACCATCCACCGCGCAATAGATCTCGGCTGCTCTTTCCTCGATACGGCAGAGGTTTACGGACCATTCCTGAATGAAAGCCTGATCGGGCGCGCCCTGGCCGGCACCACATCGACGGGCCCGTTGCGCGACCGGGTGGTGATCGCCACCAAATTCGGCTGGAAGATCGAAGGCGGCCGGAGCATCGGCGTCGACAGCCGGCCCGAACGAATCGTTCAGGCGGTGGAGGGTTCACTCTCGCGCCTGGGCACCGACCGCATTGATCTGCTCTATCAGCACCGTGTCGATCCCGCCGTGCCGATCGAGGATGTGGCGGGCACCGTGGCCGATCTGGTGAAGGCCGGCAAGGTGCTGCATTTCGGCCTCTCCGAGGCCTCGGCCGCGACCATCGCCCGGGCGCACACCGTGTTGCCGGTTGCAGCCCTGCAAAGCGAATACTCGCTCTGGGAGCGTGATCTCGAAGCGGACATCATCCCGACCCTGCGCCGGCTCGGCATCGCGCTGGTGCCCTTCGCACCGCTCGGCCGCGGCTTCCTGACCGGCACGGTCACCCGGGCCGAGGACTACCCCGAAGGCGACCGGCGCCGTACCGATCCGCGGCTGATCGGCGCCAATTACGATGCCAACATGGCTGCCGCCGCCACGGTGCGCGAAATCGCGGCCGAACGCGGCGTCACCGCGGGCCGTGTCGCCCTCGCCTGGCTGCTCGGCCGCGGTGAAGACGTGATCCCCATCCCCGGCACCCGCCGCCGCAGCCATCTGGAAGACAACTGGGCCGCCCTGGACCTGACCCTCACGGCTGACGAGACCGCCCGCCTCGATGCGGCCCTGCCGCCGGGCGTCACCGCCGGTCCGCGTTACGGTGAGCGCGAGATGGGGTATGTCGACCGCTGA
- a CDS encoding MarR family winged helix-turn-helix transcriptional regulator, giving the protein MADDINDPLRLDAQLCFALYGASLAMTKLYRPVLEGLGLTYPQYLAMLVLWESDDVTVGDLGRRLGLDSGTLTPLLKRLEAAGLVTRRRDPRDERQVRVALTDAGTALKARARHVPERMFCAMGLEIDELGDLRRRLHALQARLSDAASEPDSGS; this is encoded by the coding sequence GTGGCCGACGACATCAACGACCCGCTGCGCCTCGACGCGCAGCTCTGCTTTGCGCTTTATGGCGCCTCGCTGGCCATGACCAAGCTGTACCGGCCGGTGCTGGAGGGGCTGGGCCTGACCTATCCGCAATATCTGGCAATGCTGGTGCTGTGGGAGAGCGATGATGTCACGGTGGGTGATCTGGGCCGCCGGCTGGGGCTGGATTCCGGCACGCTCACGCCGCTGTTGAAGCGGCTTGAGGCGGCGGGCCTGGTGACACGGCGCCGCGATCCGCGCGACGAGCGCCAGGTGCGGGTGGCCCTGACCGATGCGGGCACGGCATTGAAAGCACGGGCACGTCACGTGCCGGAGCGAATGTTCTGTGCCATGGGGCTGGAGATCGATGAACTGGGCGATCTTCGTCGGCGCCTGCATGCGCTTCAGGCGCGGCTGAGCGATGCGGCATCGGAACCAGATAGCGGCAGCTGA
- a CDS encoding organic hydroperoxide resistance protein — MQILYTANATATGGRDGRAASDDGRIDLPLAMPAALGGNGKGTNPEQLFAAGYAACFLSALKLVAGQKGVKLGNDAQVAAAVSIGKDDTGFGLAVTLTVSLPGVDAAAAHALVEAAHQVCPYSKATRGNIEVELTVA, encoded by the coding sequence ATGCAGATCCTCTACACCGCCAATGCCACCGCCACCGGCGGCCGTGATGGCCGCGCCGCCAGCGATGACGGCCGCATCGACCTGCCGCTCGCCATGCCGGCAGCACTGGGCGGCAACGGCAAGGGCACCAATCCCGAACAGCTGTTCGCAGCCGGTTACGCCGCCTGCTTCCTGTCGGCGCTGAAGCTGGTCGCCGGGCAGAAGGGCGTGAAGCTGGGCAATGACGCCCAGGTCGCGGCCGCCGTCTCCATCGGCAAGGACGACACCGGCTTCGGCCTGGCCGTCACCCTGACTGTGAGCCTGCCGGGTGTGGATGCCGCTGCGGCGCACGCGCTGGTCGAAGCCGCGCATCAGGTGTGCCCTTATTCCAAGGCAACCCGCGGCAATATCGAGGTTGAGCTGACGGTCGCCTGA
- the gyrA gene encoding DNA gyrase subunit A: protein MSDTPVPPIASDIAPVTIEDEMRRSYLDYAMSVIVARALPDVRDGLKPVHRRILFSMHESGYEWNKPFRKSARVVGDVMGKYHPHGDSAIYDTMVRMAQDFSMRLTLIDGQGNFGSMDGDPPAAMRYTEARLTKAASTLLSDLDKETVDFQNNYDDTTREPTVLPARFPNLLVNGAGGIAVGMATNIPTHNLGEVIDAAIAMVNNPEITDLELLRIVPGPDFPTGGIIVGRGGSREALLTGRGSVLLRGKVEVEEIRKDRMAIIVREIPYQVNKARMIERIAEAVRERKIEGVADLRDESDRDGVRVVVELKRDATAEVVVNQLYRFTPLQTSFGVNMLALNGGKPEMMTLRDMLQAFLEFREEVITRRTIYELRKARERAHVLMGLGVAVVNLDPVVELIKASPDSASARDALMDRPWPAGDIAPYIALVGEPDRSVVDGMYRLSEAQARAILDLRLHRLTGLERERIGAELREICDRILEFLRILNDRARMLEVLREELIEVRDEFATPRRTVIEESEFDYNVEDLIEREEMVVTVTHGGYIKRVPLSTYRAQRRGGKGRSSMAVRDEDFVSQIFVLNSHAAVLFFSTAGQVYKLKVWQLPAGTPQSRGKAMVNLLPLKEGEVIATLMPLPDDPDMPEIAEVDEAAADEAAEEAAEALDAIADGDAYVMFATARGNVRRNRLADFVNVMSNGKIAIRLGEGDRLVGVLPCNGGDDVVLASRAGKAIRFPVGAVRLFKSRTSDGVRGISLTGSDEVVSMSIIRHREVDVDTRDNYLRFANAKRRWLAQLKALETGTSAVVDGEEAAPVETGDLPKDEAELAARYGLDLETAQRLEAEEEFLLAVTARGYGKRTSAYEYRTTNRGGSGIVNMTTGARNGHIVACFPVAQGEQIMLVTDGGQLIRTPVADIRIAGRDTMGVIVFKTAQDEKVVSAARLSETAEEEQNGAGEANADGEAGDEGEQDATVTTDLRGDEDEA from the coding sequence TTGTCCGACACGCCCGTTCCGCCCATCGCTTCCGATATCGCTCCGGTCACGATCGAAGACGAGATGCGGCGCTCGTACCTCGATTACGCGATGAGCGTGATCGTGGCACGTGCGCTGCCCGACGTCCGCGACGGCCTGAAGCCCGTGCACCGGCGGATCCTGTTCTCGATGCACGAGAGCGGTTACGAGTGGAACAAGCCGTTCCGCAAATCGGCGCGCGTGGTCGGCGACGTCATGGGTAAGTACCACCCCCATGGCGACAGCGCGATCTACGACACCATGGTCCGCATGGCGCAGGATTTCTCCATGCGCCTGACGCTGATCGACGGCCAGGGTAACTTCGGCTCCATGGACGGCGATCCCCCGGCGGCCATGCGTTATACCGAGGCGCGCCTGACCAAGGCCGCCAGCACCCTCCTGTCGGATCTCGACAAGGAGACGGTGGACTTCCAGAACAACTACGACGACACGACCCGCGAGCCGACGGTTCTGCCCGCCCGGTTCCCGAACCTGCTCGTCAACGGCGCGGGCGGCATCGCCGTCGGCATGGCGACCAACATCCCGACCCATAATCTGGGCGAGGTGATCGACGCGGCCATCGCGATGGTCAACAACCCCGAGATTACCGATCTTGAACTGCTGCGAATCGTGCCGGGCCCCGATTTTCCGACCGGCGGCATCATCGTGGGCCGAGGCGGCAGCCGCGAGGCGTTGCTGACCGGCCGCGGCTCGGTGCTGCTGCGCGGCAAGGTCGAAGTCGAGGAGATCCGCAAGGATCGTATGGCGATCATCGTTCGCGAGATCCCCTATCAGGTCAACAAGGCCCGGATGATCGAGCGCATCGCCGAGGCGGTGCGCGAGCGCAAGATCGAGGGTGTGGCCGATCTGCGCGATGAAAGCGACCGGGACGGCGTGCGGGTGGTGGTCGAGCTGAAGCGTGATGCCACGGCGGAAGTGGTCGTGAACCAGCTCTACCGTTTCACGCCGCTGCAGACCTCGTTCGGCGTCAACATGCTGGCGCTGAACGGCGGCAAGCCCGAGATGATGACGCTCCGCGACATGCTTCAGGCCTTCCTGGAGTTCCGCGAGGAGGTCATCACCCGGCGGACGATCTATGAGCTGCGCAAGGCGCGCGAGCGGGCGCATGTGTTGATGGGCCTGGGCGTCGCGGTCGTGAACCTCGACCCGGTGGTGGAGCTGATCAAGGCCTCGCCCGACAGCGCCTCTGCCCGCGATGCGCTGATGGACCGGCCCTGGCCGGCCGGCGATATCGCGCCTTATATCGCGCTGGTGGGCGAGCCCGACCGCAGCGTGGTCGATGGCATGTACCGGCTTTCCGAAGCCCAGGCCCGCGCGATCCTGGATCTGCGCCTGCATCGCCTGACCGGGCTTGAGCGTGAGCGCATCGGCGCCGAACTGCGTGAGATCTGCGACAGAATCCTGGAATTCCTTCGCATCCTCAATGATCGCGCCCGCATGCTCGAAGTGCTGCGCGAGGAGCTGATCGAGGTCCGGGACGAGTTTGCAACGCCCCGCCGTACCGTGATCGAGGAATCCGAGTTCGACTACAATGTCGAGGACCTGATCGAACGCGAGGAGATGGTCGTCACGGTCACCCATGGCGGCTACATCAAGCGCGTGCCGCTGTCGACCTATCGGGCCCAGCGGCGTGGCGGCAAGGGCCGGTCTTCGATGGCGGTGCGCGACGAGGATTTCGTCTCGCAGATCTTCGTGCTCAACAGCCATGCCGCGGTGCTGTTCTTCTCCACCGCCGGTCAGGTCTACAAGCTGAAGGTCTGGCAGCTGCCGGCGGGCACGCCGCAGAGCCGCGGCAAGGCCATGGTCAACCTGCTGCCGCTGAAGGAAGGCGAGGTCATCGCCACCCTGATGCCGCTGCCCGACGATCCCGACATGCCCGAGATCGCCGAGGTCGACGAGGCCGCAGCCGACGAGGCGGCGGAGGAGGCGGCCGAGGCGCTGGACGCCATCGCCGATGGCGACGCCTATGTGATGTTCGCGACCGCCAGGGGCAATGTCCGCCGCAACCGTCTGGCCGATTTCGTCAATGTGATGAGCAACGGCAAGATCGCCATCCGTCTGGGCGAGGGCGACCGTCTGGTCGGCGTGCTGCCGTGCAACGGCGGCGACGACGTGGTGCTCGCCAGCCGGGCCGGTAAGGCGATCCGCTTTCCCGTTGGGGCGGTGCGGCTGTTCAAGAGCCGCACCTCGGACGGTGTGCGCGGCATCTCGCTGACCGGCAGCGACGAAGTGGTGTCGATGTCGATCATCCGCCATCGCGAGGTGGATGTTGATACGCGCGACAATTATCTGCGCTTCGCCAACGCCAAGCGTCGCTGGCTGGCGCAGCTGAAGGCGTTGGAGACCGGCACCTCGGCCGTGGTCGACGGAGAAGAGGCGGCACCGGTCGAAACCGGCGACCTGCCGAAGGACGAGGCGGAACTCGCAGCCCGCTACGGTCTGGATCTTGAGACCGCCCAGCGGCTGGAAGCGGAGGAAGAGTTCCTGCTGGCCGTGACCGCCCGCGGCTATGGCAAGCGCACCTCGGCCTATGAATATCGCACAACCAATCGTGGCGGTTCGGGCATCGTGAACATGACCACCGGCGCCCGGAACGGCCATATCGTGGCCTGCTTCCCGGTGGCACAGGGCGAACAGATCATGCTGGTGACCGATGGCGGCCAGCTGATCCGGACGCCG